Proteins encoded together in one Candidatus Xianfuyuplasma coldseepsis window:
- a CDS encoding 4Fe-4S dicluster domain-containing protein: MITENRIYLTPDKVFLPLTDKTSKIAVPQVEIGDKVLVGQVVAHKYNGKQQTPVIATVSGEVTGFEQRLDRFNKIVDHIVIENDKLNQSIDLTKLDGDVAPALIRERLQACGIHQVTVDGIYTDITFERPLKHILINAVYINEPFVSTDYDFIKQNAEAIADGIDLLKVAAHAEKATLIVDKYMDYDTLEALGKATVDKGIDVAEINTKKIKGWDYHIAKKLVGEVLSIDLIDNQILYTSTVAAKMVYDAVREGKPATNRHLAITGDAFLINAMYDVKIGTPFTEIVDDLGGYHDETEELNCHIGSFLSGEQVDNDSFTITASIDNINVSGFREEVEDVCIKCGECNDICPAGILPQNIMDAELRAVNSRIVELNTDRCVECGLCSYVCPSKINVLEWVRRAKRRVG; this comes from the coding sequence ATGATTACGGAAAATCGAATATATTTAACTCCAGACAAGGTGTTTCTACCATTAACTGATAAAACCTCAAAAATCGCTGTTCCTCAAGTCGAAATCGGGGACAAAGTCCTCGTTGGACAAGTTGTTGCGCACAAATACAATGGCAAACAACAAACCCCCGTCATCGCCACGGTAAGTGGTGAAGTTACCGGCTTCGAACAACGACTCGATCGCTTTAATAAAATCGTCGATCACATCGTGATTGAAAACGACAAATTGAATCAATCCATCGACCTTACAAAATTAGATGGTGACGTAGCTCCGGCACTCATCCGTGAACGTCTTCAAGCATGCGGAATCCATCAAGTAACCGTCGATGGCATCTATACCGATATCACCTTTGAACGACCCCTCAAACACATCTTAATCAATGCTGTCTATATCAACGAACCATTCGTCTCTACCGATTATGACTTCATTAAGCAAAATGCCGAAGCCATTGCCGATGGAATCGATCTCTTAAAAGTCGCAGCACATGCGGAAAAAGCAACCCTAATCGTTGATAAGTACATGGATTATGATACGCTTGAGGCCTTAGGGAAAGCCACTGTCGACAAAGGAATCGATGTCGCCGAAATTAACACCAAAAAAATCAAAGGATGGGATTATCACATCGCCAAGAAACTCGTTGGTGAGGTGTTGTCCATCGACTTAATTGACAATCAAATATTATATACATCCACCGTCGCTGCGAAAATGGTCTATGACGCCGTTCGTGAAGGAAAACCTGCAACCAATCGTCACTTGGCGATAACAGGCGATGCCTTCTTAATCAACGCGATGTACGATGTGAAAATTGGAACCCCCTTTACCGAGATCGTTGACGATCTTGGTGGGTACCACGATGAAACCGAAGAACTCAACTGTCACATCGGTAGTTTCTTATCTGGTGAACAAGTTGACAATGATAGTTTCACGATTACAGCAAGCATTGATAACATCAATGTGAGTGGCTTCCGTGAGGAAGTCGAAGATGTCTGCATTAAATGTGGAGAATGCAACGACATCTGTCCCGCAGGGATCTTACCACAAAACATCATGGACGCCGAACTGCGCGCTGTGAACTCTCGGATTGTGGAACTCAATACCGATCGTTGTGTTGAATGTGGACTGTGCAGCTATGTATGTCCATCAAAAATCAATGTTCTCGAATGGGTGCGACGTGCAAAACGTCGTGTCGGATAG
- a CDS encoding [Fe-Fe] hydrogenase large subunit C-terminal domain-containing protein: MAKITINGTTVKVKNGSTILSAAKSIGIDIPTLCFIEEINEIGFCRICVVEVEGEQDLVSACNTEIKSGMVIHTDSEKVIQSREATLQLLASRHRFDCWRCPKDGMCEFYDLLKQHDVVFDEFGPGIGRSKDIIAGSGISQDQSKCVLCKRCVAVCQNVVTANVLKFHDDDGMNPFVSPTVGLSFDQTGCVFCGQCVKACPTGTLFETDSTTEVLQFIRDDNNQVVVQLDKQASIAIAEEFGYPLETPFEETIGKTYEALEKLGFDVITNTDLGEDIQAIATAREFIKRRETGGTFPVFTTTCAASNRFVELYQFGIQPLKNAVTKATTKLNELETSLAEALANDEDSTTLDQQMSVAKEQLTLAKEALQEAINKRIQYLSPVKSPHILQGALLKHKMLATKAGNIKVVTVGTCSSKKYEITRNELTTNGVADVDAVLTAREVVKLVKQKGINYKALQGIKPHENITVSRPLVKGGPLMGTLQAIFELSHEKLIGDVSFKKVYGDKESDGIIEEAVVPFQGKKLWIARVQGGAAIKAFMTIMEKKAYDLVELQMCPGGCLNGGGMPIIKNLPTHEVIARREQALCTPDMPLWNPMHDPMLETIDVDDIEPLIHTTYTKKEFRRE; this comes from the coding sequence ATGGCAAAGATTACAATTAATGGAACCACTGTCAAAGTCAAAAATGGATCCACCATTTTATCAGCTGCGAAAAGCATCGGTATCGACATTCCAACGTTGTGTTTCATCGAGGAAATCAACGAAATTGGCTTTTGTCGTATCTGTGTTGTTGAAGTAGAAGGCGAACAAGATTTGGTCTCTGCATGTAATACAGAAATCAAAAGTGGTATGGTGATACATACCGACAGTGAAAAAGTGATTCAATCACGTGAAGCAACATTACAATTACTCGCATCACGCCATCGATTCGATTGTTGGCGCTGCCCGAAAGACGGGATGTGCGAGTTTTACGATTTATTAAAACAACACGACGTGGTCTTTGACGAATTTGGACCTGGAATAGGACGTAGCAAAGATATTATTGCTGGTTCAGGAATATCACAAGACCAATCCAAATGTGTACTGTGCAAACGCTGTGTTGCCGTATGCCAAAATGTCGTAACCGCAAATGTACTCAAATTCCACGATGACGATGGAATGAATCCATTTGTCTCTCCAACTGTGGGATTATCATTTGATCAAACTGGCTGTGTTTTCTGTGGCCAATGCGTCAAAGCATGTCCAACGGGAACCCTGTTTGAAACCGACTCCACGACCGAAGTCTTGCAGTTCATTCGTGATGACAACAATCAAGTTGTTGTTCAACTCGACAAACAAGCCAGTATCGCCATTGCTGAAGAGTTCGGATATCCGCTCGAGACACCGTTTGAAGAGACCATTGGGAAAACCTATGAAGCTCTCGAGAAACTAGGATTTGATGTGATAACAAACACGGATTTAGGTGAAGATATACAAGCAATAGCAACCGCTCGTGAGTTCATCAAACGCCGTGAAACCGGTGGAACCTTCCCCGTCTTCACAACCACTTGTGCGGCCAGCAACCGATTTGTGGAACTGTATCAATTTGGGATTCAACCACTCAAAAATGCCGTAACCAAAGCAACCACAAAGTTAAACGAACTGGAAACATCATTGGCTGAAGCACTAGCAAATGACGAGGATTCGACAACACTGGATCAACAAATGTCTGTGGCCAAAGAACAACTTACTCTTGCCAAAGAAGCTTTGCAAGAAGCCATCAACAAACGAATCCAGTATCTCTCTCCTGTGAAATCACCTCACATTCTTCAAGGAGCATTACTCAAACATAAAATGTTAGCAACCAAAGCAGGTAATATCAAAGTCGTTACCGTTGGAACGTGTAGCTCTAAAAAATATGAGATCACAAGAAACGAACTTACCACCAATGGTGTTGCCGATGTCGATGCTGTATTAACGGCGCGCGAGGTTGTCAAATTAGTAAAACAAAAAGGCATCAACTACAAAGCCTTACAAGGCATCAAACCACACGAAAACATCACCGTTAGTCGTCCGCTTGTCAAAGGGGGACCATTGATGGGAACGTTGCAAGCAATTTTTGAACTGTCCCACGAAAAACTCATTGGTGATGTATCGTTTAAAAAAGTCTATGGAGACAAAGAAAGCGATGGCATCATCGAAGAAGCCGTTGTACCATTCCAAGGCAAAAAACTATGGATTGCTCGCGTTCAAGGTGGAGCGGCCATCAAAGCGTTCATGACCATTATGGAGAAAAAAGCATACGATCTTGTCGAACTACAAATGTGTCCTGGTGGATGCCTCAATGGTGGCGGTATGCCAATCATTAAGAACTTGCCAACGCACGAGGTTATCGCCCGACGTGAACAAGCATTATGTACACCGGACATGCCTCTATGGAACCCGATGCATGATCCAATGCTAGAAACCATTGATGTGGATGACATCGAACCATTGATTCACACCACATACACCAAGAAAGAATTCAGAAGAGAGTAG
- a CDS encoding NADH-ubiquinone oxidoreductase-F iron-sulfur binding region domain-containing protein yields the protein MTTKSQDVNALFEQWILDAETKMLEDDMFVKIKSYLESTHPEICGKCIPCRDGVRKLETLFDQYIQGEATLKTLKEIERLVYNLRASRCSVGLDIGKNMEVILENNYHVLYSPVKKY from the coding sequence ATGACGACAAAGTCTCAAGACGTCAATGCACTCTTCGAACAATGGATTTTGGATGCTGAAACCAAGATGCTAGAAGACGACATGTTTGTCAAAATCAAAAGCTATCTCGAGTCGACACATCCAGAGATTTGCGGAAAATGCATCCCCTGCCGGGATGGAGTTCGCAAACTCGAAACCCTGTTTGATCAGTACATCCAAGGTGAGGCAACATTAAAAACCTTAAAAGAAATTGAGCGACTGGTTTATAACTTGCGCGCTAGCCGATGCAGTGTGGGGCTGGACATTGGTAAAAATATGGAGGTTATCCTCGAAAACAACTATCACGTACTATACAGCCCAGTGAAAAAATACTAA